The Mycolicibacterium mageritense genome contains a region encoding:
- a CDS encoding GAP family protein: MWITVLGLAIAVNFEPIRLGLITVALGRPRPALQLLAFLSGSFLMSMTAGLMVLFVVRPGLLGRPEFSSAKVQIGFGVLALLAAAVLASKVPLGQFSRSPEVAMAGAGGPPPQAGSRTVEFVASRVKGLVRGGSPWFSGAMGVAIALPSIDYLALLVLIATSGITPADQVGLLVTFVAVANTVVAIPIASFLVAPAATRARLEAMRAWVHARTRRDVALVLALAGTVLIAVGVTGL, encoded by the coding sequence GTGTGGATCACCGTGCTGGGCCTCGCCATCGCGGTGAACTTCGAGCCGATCCGGCTCGGCCTGATCACGGTGGCACTCGGCAGGCCGAGGCCCGCGCTGCAACTGCTCGCGTTCCTGTCCGGCAGCTTCCTCATGAGCATGACGGCGGGTTTGATGGTGTTGTTCGTGGTGCGTCCCGGACTGCTGGGACGCCCCGAATTCAGCAGCGCCAAGGTACAAATCGGGTTCGGCGTGCTCGCGCTCCTCGCAGCCGCGGTGTTGGCCAGCAAGGTTCCGCTCGGCCAGTTCTCGCGGTCCCCCGAGGTCGCCATGGCGGGTGCCGGCGGCCCACCGCCGCAAGCAGGGTCGCGCACCGTCGAGTTCGTGGCATCCCGGGTCAAGGGTCTCGTGCGAGGCGGCTCCCCGTGGTTCTCGGGCGCGATGGGCGTGGCAATTGCCTTGCCCTCCATCGACTATCTGGCGCTGCTGGTGCTCATCGCGACCTCCGGGATCACACCGGCGGATCAGGTCGGCCTGCTCGTCACGTTCGTCGCGGTGGCCAACACCGTGGTCGCCATTCCCATCGCCAGCTTTCTGGTGGCGCCTGCAGCCACCCGCGCGCGGCTCGAGGCGATGCGGGCCTGGGTCCACGCCCGCACCAGGCGCGATGTGGCGCTTGTCCTCGCGCTCGCAGGAACGGTACTCATCGCGGTCGGGGTGACCGGCCTGTAA
- a CDS encoding non-ribosomal peptide synthetase family protein, giving the protein MDNTLAYMDQGSFLGLRALGRAPIMQFTWVYPEGVDMAGLRRFHGDLGSGLLGRRIERSPLPFGRHRWISSSGPADIAVAASARPRAELTAWADERIVVPVDPEHGPAWHLSVLPLTDGGDAVTLVVSHSVADALGLTLTIADAVQGVRRDLGYPPPGSVSRTRALLRDVREAARSLPDVARAARATARVAREQKDDLAASSKSAAPATRRGACDPVIPPTVTAYVDLVDWDACVKNLGGTSNSLFAGFAARLGQLLGRVDADGLAMLSYPVSDRTEGDTRANALNTVTAIVDPGRATTDLTAIRTELRRVLTDLGSQPDANLAPLPLTPYVPKFMVRRLERMVLKVGSPIGCSNLGELPAAANRPDGTDAGHLSFRLVEPGITEAELENLGGLLYSASGRVHGRIFLTVSAWTVGAPNTREALHDAVRRALADFGLCATFD; this is encoded by the coding sequence GTGGACAACACCCTCGCGTATATGGATCAAGGGTCGTTCCTGGGGCTGCGGGCGCTCGGGCGTGCACCGATCATGCAGTTCACCTGGGTCTACCCGGAGGGTGTCGACATGGCGGGTTTGCGGCGATTCCACGGCGATCTCGGTTCCGGTCTGCTGGGGCGCCGTATCGAACGGTCCCCATTGCCGTTCGGCAGACATCGCTGGATTTCGTCGAGCGGTCCCGCCGACATCGCCGTTGCCGCCTCGGCGCGCCCGCGCGCCGAACTCACCGCGTGGGCCGACGAGCGCATCGTCGTACCCGTCGATCCCGAACACGGGCCCGCGTGGCATCTGAGCGTCCTGCCGCTGACCGACGGGGGAGATGCGGTCACCCTGGTGGTGTCGCACTCGGTTGCCGACGCGCTGGGTCTGACTCTCACGATCGCCGATGCTGTGCAAGGAGTCCGGCGCGACCTCGGGTATCCGCCGCCCGGTTCCGTCTCGCGCACGCGGGCGCTGTTGCGCGACGTCCGGGAGGCCGCCCGGAGCCTGCCCGACGTCGCACGAGCGGCGCGCGCCACGGCACGCGTGGCCCGCGAGCAGAAGGACGATCTGGCCGCATCCTCCAAGTCGGCGGCCCCGGCCACCCGACGGGGCGCCTGTGATCCGGTCATCCCGCCGACCGTCACAGCCTACGTCGATCTGGTGGACTGGGATGCCTGCGTGAAAAATCTTGGCGGCACCAGCAATTCGCTTTTCGCCGGGTTCGCTGCCCGGCTCGGGCAGCTGCTCGGCCGAGTCGACGCGGACGGGCTGGCCATGCTGTCGTATCCGGTGAGCGACCGCACCGAGGGCGACACCCGCGCCAACGCGCTCAATACCGTCACCGCGATCGTCGACCCGGGCCGGGCCACCACCGACCTGACCGCCATCCGCACCGAGCTCAGGCGCGTGCTCACCGATCTGGGCAGTCAGCCGGACGCCAACCTGGCACCGTTGCCGTTGACCCCGTACGTACCGAAGTTCATGGTGCGCCGCCTGGAACGCATGGTCCTGAAGGTCGGAAGCCCGATCGGCTGTTCCAACCTCGGGGAGTTGCCCGCGGCCGCAAACCGGCCGGACGGCACCGACGCCGGCCATCTGTCGTTCCGTCTGGTCGAGCCGGGCATCACTGAAGCAGAATTGGAAAATCTTGGGGGCCTGCTCTATTCGGCCTCGGGACGCGTTCACGGACGGATATTCCTCACCGTGTCGGCGTGGACGGTGGGTGCACCCAACACCCGCGAAGCGCTGCACGACGCGGTGCGGCGCGCGCTCGCCGATTTCGGACTGTGCGCGACGTTCGATTGA
- a CDS encoding AMP-binding protein: protein MTASSLTAVLRERASVQPNEPAFTHIDYDRDWDGVEETLTWAQMYRRVKNLAVGLREHASVGDRALILAPQSLEYVVAFLGAMEAGLIAVPLSTPMAGAHDERLNAVMRDAGPTVLLTTSAVASDVAAYAHAGDGGIAPAVVEVDTLDLDARSSGRLNRETLPDTAYLQYTSGSTRTPAGVMVSNRNLTANFEQMMGGFYSDYDRVPPADSTVVSWLPFYHDMGLLLGVCAPILGGWRTIVMSPLAFLARPARWMQQVGSHPHALTAAPNFAFDLAAARTTDDDLAGCDFADVLSIMSGAERVHDVTVRRFADRFARFNLRAAVIRPSYGLAEATLYVATRSPGQPPLVAQFEPEKLSAGHAERCTAGTALISYGTPDSPLVRIVEPELHTECPAGTIGEIWVHGENVSAGYWNKPEETENTFGGRIRNAPADLPGEQWLRTGDLGFISEDELFIIGRMKDLLIIRGRNHYPDDIEASVQTITRGRVAAVAVPDDATEALVVIAEVKSKGLDAADIAEHWQTVRGEVASAVSTGHGVSVADVVLVAPGSIPITTSGKTRRSASVQMYRDGSFTRVDAKVPVG, encoded by the coding sequence GTGACCGCATCTTCTTTGACTGCCGTGCTGCGCGAACGCGCCAGCGTGCAGCCGAACGAACCCGCGTTTACCCATATCGACTACGACCGCGACTGGGACGGCGTCGAAGAGACGCTGACCTGGGCCCAGATGTACCGCCGCGTGAAGAACCTCGCCGTCGGGCTGCGCGAACACGCGTCGGTGGGGGACCGGGCCCTGATCCTGGCCCCGCAGAGCCTCGAATACGTCGTGGCCTTCCTCGGTGCGATGGAAGCGGGGCTCATCGCCGTGCCGCTGTCGACACCGATGGCCGGCGCGCACGACGAACGGCTCAATGCCGTGATGCGCGACGCCGGGCCCACGGTGCTCCTCACCACCTCGGCCGTCGCGAGCGACGTTGCGGCATATGCCCATGCCGGTGACGGCGGCATCGCGCCCGCCGTCGTCGAGGTGGACACCCTCGACCTCGACGCCCGCAGCAGCGGACGGCTCAACCGGGAAACCCTGCCGGACACGGCCTATCTGCAGTACACGTCGGGGTCGACGCGCACGCCGGCCGGCGTGATGGTGTCGAATCGCAATCTGACGGCCAACTTCGAGCAGATGATGGGCGGCTTCTACTCGGATTACGACCGCGTTCCGCCCGCAGACTCCACGGTGGTGTCGTGGTTGCCCTTCTACCACGACATGGGCTTGCTGCTCGGCGTGTGCGCGCCGATTCTCGGCGGTTGGCGCACGATCGTGATGAGTCCCTTGGCATTTCTGGCGCGGCCTGCCCGGTGGATGCAGCAGGTCGGCAGCCATCCGCACGCGCTGACCGCGGCACCCAACTTCGCGTTCGACCTCGCGGCGGCCCGCACCACCGACGACGATCTGGCCGGATGTGATTTCGCCGATGTGCTGAGCATCATGAGCGGAGCCGAACGCGTCCACGACGTCACGGTGCGCCGCTTCGCGGATCGCTTCGCGCGCTTCAATCTCCGCGCGGCGGTGATCCGTCCGTCGTACGGTCTCGCAGAGGCAACGTTGTACGTCGCGACCCGCAGCCCCGGACAACCGCCGCTCGTCGCGCAGTTCGAGCCGGAGAAGCTCTCGGCCGGGCACGCCGAGCGGTGCACCGCGGGCACCGCGTTGATCAGCTACGGAACCCCGGATTCACCGTTGGTACGCATCGTCGAACCCGAACTTCACACCGAGTGCCCCGCGGGCACGATCGGCGAGATCTGGGTGCACGGTGAGAACGTGTCGGCCGGGTACTGGAACAAGCCCGAGGAGACCGAGAACACGTTCGGCGGCCGGATCCGCAATGCGCCTGCCGACCTGCCGGGCGAACAGTGGTTGCGTACCGGCGATCTGGGCTTCATCTCGGAAGATGAGCTGTTCATCATTGGCCGGATGAAGGATCTGTTGATCATCCGCGGACGCAATCACTATCCCGACGACATCGAGGCGTCGGTGCAGACGATCACCCGTGGCCGGGTGGCAGCCGTGGCCGTACCCGATGACGCGACCGAAGCGTTGGTCGTGATCGCTGAGGTCAAGAGCAAGGGCCTGGACGCCGCCGACATCGCCGAGCACTGGCAGACCGTGAGAGGTGAGGTGGCGTCGGCTGTTTCGACTGGGCACGGCGTTTCGGTCGCCGATGTCGTGCTCGTCGCGCCCGGCTCGATCCCGATCACCACGAGCGGCAAGACCAGACGCTCGGCATCGGTCCAGATGTACCGCGACGGCAGCTTCACGCGCGTCGACGCCAAAGTACCCGTCGGCTAG